In Erigeron canadensis isolate Cc75 chromosome 1, C_canadensis_v1, whole genome shotgun sequence, a single window of DNA contains:
- the LOC122585543 gene encoding uncharacterized protein LOC122585543, which yields MGDKVLLKVSPWKGTAQFGKKGKLAPRYIGPYKIIKRVRPVAYKLELPLELGNVHDTFHVSNLKKCMADDTTVIPVKDVHINEGLEFIEEPIEIIDKDAKQTRQTSIPLVRVRWSARHGYNDTWEREDFIKKKYPHLFDWQDS from the coding sequence ATGGGCGATAAAGTTCTATTAaaagtttccccatggaaaggtactGCCCAGTTCGGCAAGAAGGGCAAATTGGCGCCTCGATACATTGGACCTtataagatcattaaacgtGTGAGACCAGTAGCGTACAAACTGGAACTACCGTTAGAACTTGGCAATGTTCATGACACCTTTCACGTGTCCAATCTCAAGAAGTGCATGGCTGACGACACGACTGtcattcctgttaaggatgttcaTATAAACGAAGGGCTCGAGTTCATTGAAGAGCCCATCGAGATCATTGATAAGGATGCTAAACAGACTAGACAGACCAGCATACCACTAGTTCGTGTACGTTGGAGCGCTAGACACGGGTATAATGATACCTGGGAACGtgaggacttcattaagaagaagtaccctcatcttttcGATTGgcaagactcttaa